A genome region from Tachyglossus aculeatus isolate mTacAcu1 chromosome 1, mTacAcu1.pri, whole genome shotgun sequence includes the following:
- the C1H3orf33 gene encoding protein C3orf33 homolog, which produces MAVAGIILFARSIKLTSKFTHPSEIPVEFVQKNVKLRGQLRQVTEKGLEIEHVPIMMPLSSFRQKQSHDALLIKLAGVELTENGKIWLRKKLRPSEMVWFQLLGRENSTLICHLFLTKGMFFNVNLSEEILRRGLGKTTLVEGLHHESKLYWKLQKRLFQAELKALRKGEGLWRDESEKESYMEKIQKVKGFWKDTFIKDSFTERFKYRYQNFMQQMGNSTFVLKFKEFTSRLTLGRKKSDD; this is translated from the exons ATGGCAGTCGCTGGAATCATCTTATTCGCAAGAAGTATTAAATTG ACCTCCAAATTTACCCATCCTTCTGAAATACCAGTAGAATTTGTCCAAAAGAATGTAAAGCTAAGAGGACAACTACGCCAAGTAACCGAGAAGGGTTTGGAAATCGAACATGTTCCCATTATGATGCCTTTGAGTTCTTTCCGGCAAA AGCAGAGTCATGATGCTTTGCTGATTAAACTAGCAGGAGTGGAACTGACAGAAAATGGTAAGATCTGGTTAAGGAAGAAACTAAGGCCTTCAGAAATGGTGTGGTTCCAGCTTCTCGGAAGGGAGAATTCAACACTCATTTGTCACCTTTTCCTGACTAAG GGTATGTTTTTTAACGTGAATCTGAGCGAagagattttgagaagaggaCTCGGAAAAACAACGCTTGTGGAGGGCCTGCATCACGAATCCAAGTTATACTGGAAGCTTCAAAAAAGATTATTTCAAGCAGAACTGAAAGCGTTGAGAAAAGGAGAAGGCCTGTGGCGAGATGAGTCCGAAAAAGAAAGTTACATGGAAAAAATTCAGAAGGTTAAAGGGTTTTGGAAAGACACCTTCATAAAAGACAGCTTTACGGAACGTTTCAAATATCGGTACCAAAATTTTATGCAACAAATGGGTAATAGCACATTCGTACTGAagttcaaggaatttacaagcaGATTAACACTTGGAAGGAAAAAGTCAGACGATTGA